In Bufo gargarizans isolate SCDJY-AF-19 unplaced genomic scaffold, ASM1485885v1 fragScaff_scaffold_432_pilon, whole genome shotgun sequence, the following are encoded in one genomic region:
- the LOC122922527 gene encoding uncharacterized protein LOC122922527, with the protein MCQCRYGFIRIHTGGRSSEMTNPNDPQYIQAVSGTAAPLGGTTCGQVSSHVLSGHGHSNIYSGPCILPPCTRTEQPCPAYCRHVLGPNSPAPCSAAMYVQPCPAFCRHVRPDLPRVLPPCTRTEQPCPAYCRHVLGPNSPAPRTAAMYVQTCPAYCRHVRPDLPRILPPCTSRPAPHTAAMYVQTCPIYCRHVRPDLPCILPPCTSRPALHTAAMYVQTCPAYCRHVRPDLPYILPPCTSRPALYTAAMYVQTCPIYCRHVRPDLPYILPPCTSRPALHTAAMYVQTCPAYCRHVRPDLPYILPPCTSRPALYTAAMYIQTCPIYCRHVHPDLPCILPPCTSRPALHTAAMYVQTCPIYCRHVHPDLPYILPPCTSRPALHTQ; encoded by the coding sequence atgtgtcagtgcagGTACGGCTTCATTCGTATCCACACTGGAGGCCGGTCCAGTGAAATGACAAATCCCAATGACCCCCAATATAtacaggctgtgtctggtactgcagctccccTGGGTGGGACAACCTGTGGACAAGTCAGCAGCCATGTTTTATCTGGGCATGGACATTCTAACATTTATAGTGGGCCCTGTATACTGCCGCCATGTACTAGGACCGAACAGCCCTGCCCCGCATACTGCCGCCATGTACTAGGACCGAACAGCCCTGCCCCGTGTTCTGCCGCCATGTACGTCCAGCCCTGCCCCGCATTCTGCCGCCATGTACGTCCAGACCTGCCCCGCGTTCTGCCGCCATGTACTAGGACTGAACAGCCCTGCCCCGCGTACTGCCGCCATGTACTAGGACCGAACAGCCCTGCCCCGCGTACTGCCGCCATGTACGTCCAGACCTGCCCCGCGTACTGCCGCCATGTACGTCCAGACCTGCCCCGCATACTGCCGCCATGTACGTCCAGACCTGCCCCGCATACTGCCGCCATGTACGTCCAGACCTGCCCTATATACTGCCGCCATGTACGTCCAGACCTGCCCTGCATACTGCCGCCATGTACGTCCAGACCTGCCCTGCATACTGCCGCCATGTACGTCCAGACCTGCCCTGCATACTGCCGCCATGTACGTCCAGACCTGCCCTATATACTGCCGCCATGTACATCCAGACCTGCCCTATATACTGCCGCCATGTACGTCCAGACCTGCCCTATATACTGCCGCCATGTACGTCCAGACCTGCCCTATATACTGCCGCCATGTACGTCCAGACCTGCCCTGCATACTGCCGCCATGTACGTCCAGACCTGCCCTGCATACTGCCGCCATGTACGTCCAGACCTGCCCTATATACTGCCGCCATGTACGTCCAGACCTGCCCTATATACTGCCGCCATGTACATCCAGACCTGCCCTATATACTGCCGCCATGTACATCCAGACCTGCCCTGCATACTGCCGCCATGTACGTCCAGACCTGCCCTGCATACTGCCGCCATGTACGTCCAGACCTGCCCTATATACTGCCGCCATGTACATCCAGACCTGCCCTATATACTGCCGCCATGTACGTCCAGACCTGCCCTGCATACACAATGA